The following are from one region of the Gloeomargarita lithophora Alchichica-D10 genome:
- the cysW gene encoding sulfate ABC transporter permease subunit CysW produces the protein MAMTRPVPPPGWTAWLLIGIGALYLLLLVALPLGNVFYQAFGSGWGAYVQGMTSPDALHAIGLTLLVVGVAVPVNTALGLVTAWVLARYPLPGKGLILALIDAPLAISPVIVGLMFILLYSTTVGLFREWVEWLGLKIIFAPPGIILTTMFITLPFVVREVLPVLATTGREEEEAAQTLGAQGWQIFWRVTLPQIRWAVLYGVILTTARALGEFGAVAVVSGKIINQTNTLTLHIERVYMEYQTVAAFAGASLLTLIALGTVAGQALLGQSDREQKG, from the coding sequence ATGGCGATGACACGCCCGGTGCCGCCCCCTGGGTGGACAGCTTGGTTATTGATAGGAATTGGGGCTTTGTATCTCCTACTGCTGGTGGCGTTGCCCCTGGGGAATGTGTTTTACCAGGCGTTTGGGTCGGGCTGGGGGGCGTATGTGCAAGGCATGACCAGCCCGGATGCCCTCCATGCCATTGGCCTCACCCTGCTGGTGGTGGGGGTGGCGGTGCCGGTGAATACGGCTTTGGGGTTGGTGACGGCTTGGGTGTTGGCTCGCTATCCACTCCCTGGGAAGGGCTTGATTTTGGCCTTGATTGATGCGCCTTTGGCGATTTCGCCGGTGATCGTGGGGTTGATGTTTATCCTGCTCTATAGCACGACGGTGGGCTTATTTCGAGAATGGGTGGAATGGCTAGGGTTAAAGATTATTTTTGCGCCGCCGGGAATTATTCTCACCACGATGTTTATTACTTTGCCGTTTGTGGTGCGGGAGGTTTTGCCGGTTTTGGCAACCACTGGGCGGGAGGAGGAGGAAGCGGCGCAAACCTTGGGGGCGCAGGGGTGGCAAATTTTCTGGCGGGTGACCTTGCCCCAGATTCGCTGGGCGGTGTTGTACGGGGTGATTTTGACGACGGCGCGGGCGTTGGGGGAATTTGGGGCGGTGGCGGTGGTGTCCGGGAAAATCATTAACCAAACCAATACCCTCACCCTGCACATTGAACGGGTATATATGGAATATCAAACCGTGGCGGCCTTCGCCGGGGCATCCCTGTTGACCCTGATTGCCCTGGGGACGGTGGCGGGGCAAGCCCTGTTGGGTCAGTCAGACCGGGAACAAAAG
- a CDS encoding TRC40/GET3/ArsA family transport-energizing ATPase, with amino-acid sequence MRLLLMTGKGGVGKTSVAAATGLRCAELGYRTLVLSTDPAHSLADSFDQPLGHEPRLVQPHLWGAELDALRELELNWGAVKRYVTEVLQARGLDGVQAEELAVLPGMDEIFGLVRVKRHYDEGIYDVLIIDSAPTGTALRLLSIPEVAGWYMRRFYKPLQGMAQVLTPVFEPIFKRVMGFSLPNKAVMDAPYEFYEQIEQLERVLTDNTRTSVRLVTNPEKMVIKESLRAHAYLSLYNVATDMVITNRILPAHVTDPFFQKWQASQNQYRQEIHSSFHPLPVKEVPLYPEELCGLAALERLKNTLYPDEDPTQIYYQEQTVKVTEMPQGYCLELYLPGIPKEQIQLSKTGDELNIRIGNHRRNMVLPQALAGLQPQKASMENDYLKIEFPFVELVANP; translated from the coding sequence ATGCGGCTGTTGTTAATGACCGGGAAAGGCGGGGTTGGCAAAACCTCCGTAGCGGCGGCCACTGGTCTGCGCTGTGCCGAACTGGGTTACCGGACTTTAGTTTTGAGTACCGACCCAGCCCACTCCCTAGCCGATAGTTTTGACCAGCCCCTCGGCCACGAACCCCGCCTGGTGCAACCCCACCTCTGGGGCGCAGAACTGGATGCCCTGCGGGAACTAGAACTGAATTGGGGGGCGGTGAAACGCTATGTCACGGAAGTCCTGCAAGCCCGCGGTTTAGACGGGGTACAGGCGGAAGAATTGGCCGTTTTACCGGGGATGGACGAGATTTTTGGCTTGGTGCGGGTCAAACGTCATTACGATGAAGGTATCTATGATGTACTGATTATTGACTCGGCACCCACAGGGACGGCTTTACGCTTGTTGAGTATCCCAGAGGTGGCGGGTTGGTATATGCGTCGGTTTTACAAACCCTTGCAGGGGATGGCGCAGGTCTTGACCCCCGTATTTGAACCGATTTTCAAGCGGGTGATGGGCTTTTCCCTGCCCAATAAAGCGGTCATGGACGCACCCTACGAATTTTATGAGCAGATTGAACAGTTGGAACGGGTCTTGACCGACAATACCCGCACTTCCGTCCGTTTGGTGACCAACCCGGAAAAAATGGTGATCAAAGAATCCCTGCGGGCACACGCCTACTTGAGTTTATACAATGTCGCTACAGACATGGTGATTACCAACCGGATTTTACCCGCCCATGTCACCGACCCCTTTTTCCAAAAATGGCAGGCCAGTCAAAATCAATACCGCCAGGAAATTCACAGCAGTTTTCACCCCCTGCCGGTGAAAGAAGTGCCCCTGTACCCAGAGGAATTGTGCGGTTTGGCGGCCTTAGAACGGTTAAAAAACACCCTGTACCCCGACGAAGACCCCACTCAAATTTATTACCAAGAACAAACGGTCAAAGTTACCGAAATGCCCCAGGGATATTGCTTGGAATTGTACCTACCCGGCATCCCCAAAGAGCAAATTCAACTCAGTAAAACCGGCGATGAACTGAATATCCGCATCGGCAATCACCGCCGCAATATGGTTTTGCCCCAAGCCTTAGCGGGTCTGCAACCCCAAAAAGCCAGCATGGAAAATGACTATCTAAAAATCGAATTTCCCTTTGTTGAATTGGTAGCTAATCCATGA
- a CDS encoding aldo/keto reductase, with product MSSPVTLGQTDIKITPLIIGTWQAGKRGWVDIQDQDIIIAIQTALEQGITTIDTAEIYGDGYSEELVSKAIKNYRGQAVIATKVFANHLAYDQVLLACENSLKRLQVDVIDLYQIHWPSGTWNSALVPIAETMQALVKLQEQGKIRAIGVSNFSLAQVKEAQQYGVISSIQPPYSLFWRVPEQELIPYCVQQGISVLAYSSLAQGLLTGKFTLDHQFSPEDVRSKNILFQGELYQQAQVALAQMRPIAEAYHVSLGNLALAWLLHQPQSHAIIGVRHREQVLGNLPAVTLRLSAETLAEMDQISQPVNDLIPADALLWNF from the coding sequence ATGAGTTCTCCGGTCACCTTAGGCCAAACCGATATTAAAATCACGCCGCTGATTATTGGCACCTGGCAAGCGGGCAAGCGGGGCTGGGTGGACATTCAAGACCAGGACATTATCATCGCCATTCAAACCGCCTTAGAGCAGGGCATTACCACCATTGATACGGCGGAAATTTATGGGGATGGGTATAGCGAAGAATTAGTGAGTAAAGCGATAAAAAATTATCGGGGTCAAGCGGTAATTGCCACCAAGGTATTTGCCAACCATCTGGCCTACGACCAGGTACTTTTAGCTTGTGAAAATTCCCTCAAACGTTTGCAAGTTGACGTGATTGACCTGTATCAAATCCACTGGCCGAGTGGCACCTGGAATAGTGCCCTAGTTCCGATTGCCGAAACTATGCAAGCGTTGGTAAAACTCCAAGAACAGGGCAAAATCCGAGCTATTGGGGTATCAAATTTTAGTTTGGCGCAAGTAAAAGAAGCGCAACAGTATGGGGTAATTAGCAGTATTCAACCCCCCTATTCTCTATTTTGGCGAGTACCGGAGCAGGAACTTATTCCCTACTGTGTGCAACAGGGGATTTCCGTACTAGCCTATTCTTCCCTCGCCCAGGGATTACTCACTGGCAAATTTACCCTTGATCATCAATTTTCCCCGGAGGATGTGCGCTCGAAAAATATCCTATTTCAGGGGGAATTGTACCAGCAGGCTCAAGTTGCCCTCGCCCAAATGCGTCCCATCGCCGAAGCGTACCATGTTTCCCTGGGAAATCTCGCCCTGGCGTGGCTGTTGCACCAACCCCAGAGCCACGCCATCATCGGGGTACGCCACCGGGAGCAGGTTTTAGGGAATTTACCCGCCGTTACCCTGCGGCTGAGTGCAGAGACGTTAGCTGAGATGGATCAAATTAGCCAGCCGGTGAATGATTTGATTCCCGCCGATGCCCTGCTCTGGAATTTTTAG
- the rnc gene encoding ribonuclease III: MAGVPPGSRRYNELQKLLQRLSINPAKINWHLLDQALTHSSFDPQCNYEPLEFVGDGVLRLLAADYLWHHYPQTPVGEYTALRSVLVSNRLLRQMSQEYGLGEFILAATRLSSQGAWLADILEAVVGAIYLSLGSANVLQPCFYPHWNREAQRVLQDPARLNYKNALQEWTQEHYKILPIYETESLSGTPERFMARVYVQKRLLGVGQGESIKAAQQAAAQQAWGVLAGDAGIG, encoded by the coding sequence ATGGCTGGTGTTCCCCCCGGTTCTCGCCGGTACAATGAGTTACAAAAACTCCTACAACGGTTAAGCATTAACCCGGCGAAAATAAATTGGCACCTGCTGGATCAAGCCCTGACCCACAGCAGTTTTGACCCCCAATGTAATTACGAACCGTTGGAATTTGTCGGGGATGGGGTACTGCGATTGTTAGCGGCGGATTACCTGTGGCACCATTACCCGCAAACGCCGGTGGGGGAATATACCGCCCTGCGTTCCGTCCTGGTGAGTAACCGCTTGTTGCGGCAGATGAGTCAGGAGTATGGGCTGGGTGAATTTATCCTGGCGGCGACCCGGTTGAGTTCCCAGGGAGCTTGGTTGGCGGATATTCTGGAAGCGGTGGTGGGAGCTATTTATCTGAGTTTGGGTAGTGCAAATGTATTACAACCCTGTTTCTATCCCCACTGGAATCGAGAAGCCCAACGGGTACTGCAAGACCCCGCTCGGTTGAATTATAAAAATGCCCTGCAAGAATGGACACAAGAGCATTACAAAATATTGCCAATTTATGAAACAGAATCCCTGTCGGGCACGCCGGAGCGGTTCATGGCACGGGTGTATGTACAAAAACGGTTGCTGGGGGTGGGACAGGGGGAATCCATCAAGGCGGCTCAGCAGGCGGCGGCACAACAGGCGTGGGGGGTATTGGCGGGGGATGCGGGGATAGGTTAG
- a CDS encoding M15 family metallopeptidase encodes MSTPNVLNSETKYGHFPYAQVNQSQLIVMSSYGQKEYQRNVEMERSAGLALFQLMNAARDRGLWLIPISGFRTVAYQANLFNRQVQRQGSEIAAARISAPPGYSEHHTGLAIDLGDGFAAGEGIPDITERFGQTRAYEWLQKNAITYGFELSYPPNNAQGVMYEPWHWRYVGSEYARQVFAQAHNTPKG; translated from the coding sequence ATGTCCACCCCAAATGTGCTAAATTCTGAGACTAAGTACGGCCATTTTCCCTACGCACAAGTGAACCAGAGCCAATTAATTGTGATGTCCAGTTATGGGCAAAAAGAATACCAGCGCAATGTGGAGATGGAACGTTCAGCGGGATTGGCCTTATTTCAGTTAATGAATGCGGCGCGGGATCGGGGGCTTTGGCTCATTCCCATTTCGGGATTTCGGACTGTGGCATATCAGGCCAATTTATTCAATCGGCAAGTGCAAAGGCAAGGGTCAGAAATCGCCGCCGCTCGCATTAGTGCCCCCCCTGGTTATAGTGAACATCATACGGGTTTAGCGATTGATTTGGGGGATGGATTTGCCGCCGGGGAAGGCATACCGGATATTACGGAGCGTTTTGGTCAAACCCGTGCCTACGAATGGTTGCAAAAAAATGCCATAACCTATGGTTTTGAACTTTCCTATCCCCCCAATAATGCCCAAGGAGTAATGTACGAACCCTGGCACTGGCGATATGTGGGTTCAGAATATGCTCGACAGGTATTTGCCCAAGCCCACAATACACCCAAAGGTTGA
- a CDS encoding Npun_F5749 family FMN-dependent PPOX-type flavoprotein, protein MILAPWRTPLARALHRNRSLPHSRYAQLATVDPQGCPHNRSIVFRGFPADTNTLEFITDQRSEKVSQIYQNPWGELCWYFPHTREQFRLAGELQIIDNSSTESPTQTARQHRWQSLSDTSRQQFTWPHPGHPRTGDLTTDVPDPTTPPDSFCLLWLHPQRVDHLELRGTPQNRYCYQQDKNQTWTVQEINP, encoded by the coding sequence ATGATCCTTGCCCCCTGGCGCACCCCCCTCGCCCGTGCCCTGCATCGCAACCGTTCCCTACCCCACAGCCGCTACGCTCAACTGGCGACCGTTGACCCCCAAGGTTGTCCCCACAACCGCAGTATTGTTTTCCGGGGTTTTCCGGCGGATACCAACACCCTAGAATTTATCACCGACCAGCGCAGTGAAAAAGTCAGCCAGATTTACCAAAACCCCTGGGGCGAACTGTGTTGGTACTTCCCCCACACCCGGGAGCAATTTCGCTTGGCAGGAGAATTACAAATTATAGATAACTCTAGTACGGAAAGCCCCACGCAAACTGCCCGTCAGCACCGGTGGCAAAGCCTCTCTGATACGAGCCGCCAACAATTTACCTGGCCGCATCCAGGCCATCCCCGCACCGGAGATTTAACCACTGATGTCCCCGACCCCACCACCCCGCCGGACTCTTTTTGTTTACTCTGGTTGCATCCCCAACGGGTGGATCATCTGGAATTGCGGGGGACTCCCCAAAATCGGTACTGCTATCAACAAGACAAAAACCAGACATGGACAGTACAGGAAATCAATCCCTAA
- a CDS encoding aldehyde oxygenase (deformylating), which yields MVDSVATLDFQSDIYRDAYSRINGIVIEGEQEAADNYIQIAELLADRREELLSLSKMESRHKKGFEACGRNLRVTPDLPFAKEFFKGLHDNFQKAFAVGDVVTCLLIQALIIEAFAISAYNIYIPVADPFARKITEGVVKDEYLHLNFGQQWLKAHFVEVKDRLKQANRENLPLVWRMLNGVEQDAAQLGMEKAAMVEDFLISYGDALADIGFTMREVMQLTAMGLAA from the coding sequence ATGGTGGACAGCGTAGCAACCCTGGATTTTCAGAGCGATATTTATCGGGATGCCTACAGTCGGATCAATGGCATTGTGATTGAAGGGGAACAGGAGGCGGCGGATAATTATATTCAGATTGCCGAATTGCTCGCTGACCGCCGGGAGGAGTTGTTATCTTTATCCAAGATGGAAAGCCGTCACAAGAAAGGTTTTGAAGCCTGTGGCCGTAATTTGCGGGTCACCCCAGATTTGCCTTTTGCCAAGGAATTTTTCAAGGGTTTGCATGACAATTTTCAGAAGGCTTTTGCGGTGGGTGATGTGGTCACTTGTCTGCTGATTCAAGCCTTAATCATCGAAGCCTTTGCCATTTCTGCCTACAACATTTATATTCCCGTGGCTGACCCCTTCGCCCGCAAAATTACCGAAGGCGTGGTCAAGGATGAATATCTGCATCTGAACTTTGGTCAGCAGTGGTTGAAAGCCCATTTTGTAGAGGTGAAAGACCGTTTGAAACAGGCCAATCGGGAAAATCTCCCCCTAGTTTGGCGGATGCTGAATGGGGTAGAGCAGGATGCGGCACAATTGGGCATGGAAAAGGCGGCAATGGTGGAAGATTTCCTAATCTCCTACGGGGATGCCCTAGCAGACATCGGCTTCACCATGCGAGAAGTGATGCAACTGACGGCGATGGGGCTGGCCGCCTAG
- a CDS encoding long-chain acyl-[acyl-carrier-protein] reductase has product MFGLIGHLTNLEHAQSIADELGYPEYAEQGLDFWCMAPPQIVDEIKVRSITGQVIEGRYVESCFLPEMLSQNRFKAATRKVVNAMAHAQKYDIDITALGGFTSIIFENFNLDQIRDIRNVSLDFSRFTTGNTHTAYVITRQIELVAPKLGIDLERASILVCGATGDIGSGVCRWLAHRFPQVDLILVARNQQRLQEFQQELGTGRVLPLATGLPLADVIVWVASMPKGMEINPVELKHPCLIIDGGYPKNLGTQIQHPGVRVLNGGIVEHSLDIDWKIMKLLNYDVPKRQLFACFAEAMLLEFEGWHTNFSWGRNQISLEKMAQIGAASVKHGFRPLLT; this is encoded by the coding sequence ATGTTTGGATTAATCGGTCATTTGACAAATTTAGAACACGCCCAGTCCATTGCCGATGAGTTGGGTTACCCGGAATACGCGGAACAGGGGTTGGATTTTTGGTGTATGGCACCCCCGCAAATTGTGGATGAAATCAAAGTGCGGAGCATCACCGGGCAAGTCATTGAAGGCCGGTATGTGGAGTCCTGTTTTTTGCCAGAAATGCTCTCCCAAAATCGGTTTAAAGCCGCCACTCGTAAAGTAGTGAATGCGATGGCTCATGCCCAAAAATATGACATAGACATTACGGCTTTGGGGGGCTTTACTTCGATTATTTTTGAAAATTTTAATTTAGACCAAATCCGAGATATTCGCAATGTTTCCCTGGATTTTAGTCGGTTCACCACCGGTAATACCCACACCGCTTATGTGATTACTCGGCAGATTGAATTGGTTGCCCCAAAGCTAGGTATTGACCTGGAGCGGGCGAGCATTTTAGTCTGCGGGGCAACAGGAGATATTGGCAGTGGTGTATGTCGTTGGTTAGCCCATCGGTTTCCCCAGGTTGATTTAATTTTGGTTGCCCGCAATCAACAACGCTTGCAAGAATTTCAACAGGAATTGGGCACAGGTCGGGTATTACCTTTGGCGACGGGATTGCCCCTGGCGGATGTGATTGTTTGGGTGGCAAGTATGCCCAAAGGTATGGAAATTAATCCTGTGGAATTAAAACATCCCTGTTTAATTATTGATGGGGGGTATCCCAAAAATCTGGGCACCCAAATTCAACATCCGGGGGTGCGGGTTTTGAATGGGGGGATAGTGGAACATTCCTTAGATATTGATTGGAAAATTATGAAATTACTGAATTATGACGTACCCAAACGGCAGTTATTTGCCTGTTTTGCAGAGGCGATGTTATTGGAATTTGAGGGGTGGCATACCAATTTTTCCTGGGGTCGCAATCAGATTTCTTTAGAGAAAATGGCGCAAATTGGTGCCGCTTCCGTGAAACATGGATTTCGTCCTTTATTAACTTAG